The Cuculus canorus isolate bCucCan1 chromosome 16, bCucCan1.pri, whole genome shotgun sequence genome includes a region encoding these proteins:
- the STMN3 gene encoding stathmin-3 — translation MASTVSAYKEKMKELSLLSLICSCFHTQPHPNTIYQYGDMEVKQLDKRASGQSFEVILKSPSDLSPESPILSSPPKKKDLSLEELQRRLEAAEERRKTQEAQVLKQLAEKREHEREVLHKALEENNNFSRLAEEKLNYKMELSREIREAHLAALRERLREKELHAAEVRRNKEQREEISG, via the exons atggccagcaccGTCTCAG CCtacaaggagaaaatgaaggagCTGTCTCTGCTCTCCCTCATCTGCTCTTGTTTCCACACCCAGCCACATCCCAATACCATCTACCAGTATGGAG aTATGGAAGTGAAGCAGCTGGATAAGAGGGCATCAGGCCAGAGCTTTGAAGTGATCCTGAAGTCTCCTTCAGACTTATCTCCCGAGAGCCCAatcctttcctccccccccaaGAAGAAGGACTTGtccctggaggagctgcagaggaggctggaggctgcagaagagaggaggaag ACTCAGGAGGCGCAGGTGCTGAAGCAGCTGGCGGAAAAGCGGGAACATGAGCGGGAGGTGCTGCACAAGGCACTGGAGGAGAACAATAACTTCAGCCGCCTGGCTGAGGAGAAGCTCAACTACAAGATGGAGCTGAGCAGGGAGATCCGTGAAGCACACCTCGCTGCCTTGAGGGAGCGGCTCCGCGAGAAG GAACTGCATGCAGCTGAAGTTCGCAGGAACAAGGAACAGCGGGAGGAGATCTCTGGATAG